From a region of the Oncorhynchus tshawytscha isolate Ot180627B linkage group LG14, Otsh_v2.0, whole genome shotgun sequence genome:
- the si:ch211-132b12.7 gene encoding CLOCK-interacting pacemaker isoform X2 has product MSEPRGREGLQSQVKPEQAPLQENHTLVPSPDLTPIFIIRNVVLKQNGSDHHLQNQLNWENRGGSSNDSGPCHVILVQQPSEASAASPKPNRTQSWRSDSTAMKTKSRTYLPILKSYPRIAPHPSKKPSDITPVDPHGKGTGREDQSQDKRMCTEDKRDEVSTTTHLLTPSRKHVRKQPDPKRSLSHWRSPASSRSPSPCSPSTLSSFVSRSMSSSDITTASSYSSSGGSSPLLARRWPSRHGPGLSLFSAARDRRFLNTVGILSQSGLLDITLRTQDLLRQSNATDRDIAQLRQHTQLLYQAANHQNNNPYNNDPDNNDPNANTANAGWERIHQAMAQSGCYPSLKNLGREEDHNTSSPEPGVGGDTSFKRDSVDPNIATHTHNGVEAPVPPSSLLAPMSDMLPQYCPVSLSQHSPVSVTTSRSHSGQASAKPPETVTIMPPDSSTHGGLL; this is encoded by the exons ATGAGTGAGCCCAGGGGAAGGGAGGGTCTACAGAGCCAAGTCAAGCCCGAGCAGGCCCCTCTCCAGGAGAATCACACCCTGGTCCCCAGCCCCGACCTCACCCCCATATTCATCATCAGGAACGTGGTGCTCAAACAG aaTGGCTCAGACCATCACCTCCAGAACCAGCTAAActgggagaacagaggaggaagcTCCAATGACTCTGGCCCCTGTCATGTGATCCTGGTCCAGCAGCCCAGTGAAGCCTCGGCCGCATCCCCAAAGCCCAACAGAACACAGTCCTGGAGATCTGACAGCACAGCTATGAAAACAAAAAGCAGAACCTACCTGCCCATTCTTAAGTCCTACCCTCGTATCGCTCCCCATCCCAGTAAGAAGCCATCAGACATAACCCCAGTGGACCCCCATGGTAAGGGGACTGGCAGGGAGGACCAGAGCCAGGACAAGAGGATGTGTACAGAGGACAAGAGGGATGAGGTGTCCACTACTACTCACTTACTGACACCATCCAGAAAACATGTCCGCAAGCAGCCAGACCCCAAGAGAAGCCTGTCCCACTGGAGGAGCCCTGCCTCCTCCCGCTCCCCCAGCCCCTGCTCTCCTTCCACACTTTCCAGCTTTGTCTCCCGCTCTATGTCCAGCTCCGACATCACCACTGCCTCCTCATACTCCTCTTCCggtggctcctctcccctcttggcCAGGAGGTGGCCTAGCAGGCACGGTCCAGGCCTGTCCCTGTTCAGTGCGGCGCGCGACAGGCGCTTCCTGAACACGGTGGGCATCCTAAGCCAGTCAGGCCTGCTTGACATCACGCTGCGCACCCAGGACCTCCTCCGCCAGAGCAATGCCACAGACCGAGACATCGCCCAGCTCCGCCAGCACACACAGCTGCTGTACCAGGCCGCCAACCACCAAAACAACAACCCCTATAACAATGACCCTGATAATAACGACCCCAATGCCAACACAGCCAACGCTGGCTGGGAGAGGATACACCAGGCTATGGCTCAGTCAGGCTGCTATCCCAGCCTCAAGAACCTGGGGAGGGAAGAGGATCACAACACTTCTAGTCCAGAGCCAGGAGTGGGAGGGGACACCAGTTTCAAGAGAGACTCAGTTGACCCTAATATTGCCACTCATACCCACAATGGGGTGGAGGCCCCGGTCCCACCCTCGTCCCTCCTGGCCCCCATGTCAGATATGCTCCCACAGTACTGCCCTGTTTCCCTGTCACAGCATTCTCCAGTCAGCGTCACCACGTCCCGCTCTCACTCTGGGCAGGCCAGTGCCAAACCCCCTGAGACAGTCACCATCATGCCCCCTGACAGTTCCACCCATGGTGGTCTTCTCTAG
- the si:ch211-132b12.7 gene encoding CLOCK-interacting pacemaker isoform X1, with protein MPLEQACLSGREPRAYSKNAEDRSNTATLLASRSTADTESNRRGSRCGSEKDSGYSDNNSCTDWLHADREDQGSSMSEPRGREGLQSQVKPEQAPLQENHTLVPSPDLTPIFIIRNVVLKQNGSDHHLQNQLNWENRGGSSNDSGPCHVILVQQPSEASAASPKPNRTQSWRSDSTAMKTKSRTYLPILKSYPRIAPHPSKKPSDITPVDPHGKGTGREDQSQDKRMCTEDKRDEVSTTTHLLTPSRKHVRKQPDPKRSLSHWRSPASSRSPSPCSPSTLSSFVSRSMSSSDITTASSYSSSGGSSPLLARRWPSRHGPGLSLFSAARDRRFLNTVGILSQSGLLDITLRTQDLLRQSNATDRDIAQLRQHTQLLYQAANHQNNNPYNNDPDNNDPNANTANAGWERIHQAMAQSGCYPSLKNLGREEDHNTSSPEPGVGGDTSFKRDSVDPNIATHTHNGVEAPVPPSSLLAPMSDMLPQYCPVSLSQHSPVSVTTSRSHSGQASAKPPETVTIMPPDSSTHGGLL; from the exons ATGCCTCTGGAACAGGCTTGTCTAAGTGGGCGAGAGCCACGTGCATACAGTAAGAATGCAGAGGACAGGAGCAACACTGCCACCCTGCTGGCCTCAAGGAGTACTGCAGACACAGAGTCCAACAGAAGAGGCTCTCGCTGTGGATCTGAAAAAGATTCTGGATATTCGG acaacAACAGCTGCACAGACTGGCTCCATGCGGATAGAGAGGACCAGGGCAGCAGCATGAGTGAGCCCAGGGGAAGGGAGGGTCTACAGAGCCAAGTCAAGCCCGAGCAGGCCCCTCTCCAGGAGAATCACACCCTGGTCCCCAGCCCCGACCTCACCCCCATATTCATCATCAGGAACGTGGTGCTCAAACAG aaTGGCTCAGACCATCACCTCCAGAACCAGCTAAActgggagaacagaggaggaagcTCCAATGACTCTGGCCCCTGTCATGTGATCCTGGTCCAGCAGCCCAGTGAAGCCTCGGCCGCATCCCCAAAGCCCAACAGAACACAGTCCTGGAGATCTGACAGCACAGCTATGAAAACAAAAAGCAGAACCTACCTGCCCATTCTTAAGTCCTACCCTCGTATCGCTCCCCATCCCAGTAAGAAGCCATCAGACATAACCCCAGTGGACCCCCATGGTAAGGGGACTGGCAGGGAGGACCAGAGCCAGGACAAGAGGATGTGTACAGAGGACAAGAGGGATGAGGTGTCCACTACTACTCACTTACTGACACCATCCAGAAAACATGTCCGCAAGCAGCCAGACCCCAAGAGAAGCCTGTCCCACTGGAGGAGCCCTGCCTCCTCCCGCTCCCCCAGCCCCTGCTCTCCTTCCACACTTTCCAGCTTTGTCTCCCGCTCTATGTCCAGCTCCGACATCACCACTGCCTCCTCATACTCCTCTTCCggtggctcctctcccctcttggcCAGGAGGTGGCCTAGCAGGCACGGTCCAGGCCTGTCCCTGTTCAGTGCGGCGCGCGACAGGCGCTTCCTGAACACGGTGGGCATCCTAAGCCAGTCAGGCCTGCTTGACATCACGCTGCGCACCCAGGACCTCCTCCGCCAGAGCAATGCCACAGACCGAGACATCGCCCAGCTCCGCCAGCACACACAGCTGCTGTACCAGGCCGCCAACCACCAAAACAACAACCCCTATAACAATGACCCTGATAATAACGACCCCAATGCCAACACAGCCAACGCTGGCTGGGAGAGGATACACCAGGCTATGGCTCAGTCAGGCTGCTATCCCAGCCTCAAGAACCTGGGGAGGGAAGAGGATCACAACACTTCTAGTCCAGAGCCAGGAGTGGGAGGGGACACCAGTTTCAAGAGAGACTCAGTTGACCCTAATATTGCCACTCATACCCACAATGGGGTGGAGGCCCCGGTCCCACCCTCGTCCCTCCTGGCCCCCATGTCAGATATGCTCCCACAGTACTGCCCTGTTTCCCTGTCACAGCATTCTCCAGTCAGCGTCACCACGTCCCGCTCTCACTCTGGGCAGGCCAGTGCCAAACCCCCTGAGACAGTCACCATCATGCCCCCTGACAGTTCCACCCATGGTGGTCTTCTCTAG